AAACTTAATAGTCGTGTGAAAGGTTTGGAATATACGTTGGAACAGATTACCAAACAAGTTGGTGTACCTGAATACCCAATAAATAACGAATTACGACAACTCTTAAAAGAAGGTAATGATGTCAAGGCGGTAAAAAGAGCGAGAAAAACATTAGGGCTTTCATTAATAGAAGCCAAACAGTATATTGATATTTTAAAACTTGAAGTCAAATAATTTTCTAACACGGAAATTTAAGATTTTATATACGGTTGTATAATAAAGAGGGGGGATAAAAATGAATTTTCCGATGATTTCTCAAATACGTTTCCCAAAATTAATATTACACTCATTGTTATTAATCTTTGTTTTGACACTGATATTTATATTTAGCATAGGCATAATTAATTGGATATTTGATACAAATATTTCTACAGAAAATGGACCTACTACATTCTTAGTTATGATTTGGATTTTCTTTGCTATCCAGAATAAAAAATATCAGAAAAAAGCTTAGTTTAAATAGATGTAACGTTATAATTTTACGAATAGCCTCTAGACTTGCAAAAAAGGGGAATTGTAATGATTGGAAATATTTTATTAGGCTTATTTTTGATTTTTTCAATTAGGAAATTTTATAAAAATAGAGCAATTTTTAAGAAGCTTTCAAAAAAAGAATGGTTACAGTATATCGTAGGACTTTTAATTGCGTGGGCTGTAGCTATGATAATAATTATTGGTGGTTCCAATCTAACGGAAATTATTCAAATAACTTGGTTAAATAAAGTTTTGGCAATTATATTTATTTTGATTGGATTGTCTTTTGCAGGATTCATTATAAATAAAACCTTGCCAGAAAAATTAAAAGAATTATACTCGTGATATAAGGATATAATAGTGACTTAATTGCATTGTTATACACTTAAAGTAAAAATAACGTTCCCAAACGGAAGTTTGTTTACTCTACTAGGAAAGCTTTCCCGACGAGGGTTTGGGAGGCTTTGTACTTTGTCTAATTATCAAACTCGATACATATAAAACTTAATAGTTAAAAGGAGAAAATGAAATGAATATTTATTTAATAATATTACCAATGATTAGTATGTTGTTAGGTTTATATTTAGTATGTCTGTCACTCTGGGAATTAAGAGTTGGTATAGATAGAAAAAGGTTTATAACCTTCTCGTTTACAGGGCTATTTTTGATCTTTATTTTCCCAAATATGTTTGGTTATTTTCAATTATTTACAAATAACTTTCAATAAATATCTGCTACCCTTATAAACGAAAAAAGCCCACTACCTTTATTGGTAATGGGCTTCGTTTTATACAAAATGAAATTTAATTCTAATATGTGAAAAGACTGCATTATCAACAATTTACGCCATTTGTATAAAATGATGTATAAACTTTTATCATAAGAAAATTCACCAAACGTTGTTTTAACAACACTCGTGACTTTTTAATGTATACGCAGGAATGTATGATCTTGACATCCAAAGGTATTTCTTCTCCGCAATTTGAACATACAGGTACTTTTTCTTCATTCATGGAATCCACCATTTCAATTCGACAAAAGAATAGGATTCCCTTCTAATAATCGACAACTTTTAAGTATAAGAAATTAGGATACTCGTTATTGCCCAATATAAAAGACCTCCACAACGATGCGGAAGGCCTTAATATTTATCATTTTCTCGCAAAACGTTGCATGCCATCTAAATTAGCTTGCCAATTCATCATTTTCATAAACTTTATAAAATTTATACTTGGGCTATTACTTGCGTTCCAAGCTGCTTCTGTATGCCAACCTCTTCGTTTTATTGACACTAAACCTAGTGCCTCGCAATAGTCAAATTTTTGTTTTGTACTCATTAATACTCCTCCTTATTTATAAACCTATATACTTATACGTTTTAGGTTTGAAATTTTAAAATCAGATGGAGTAAAAACGAAAGAAAAATCATTAAATATGTCGATTTTGTGAACAAAAAACATTTATCGCCTAACCTTACCACTAATCTGACTCAATTCCTGCTTAATCTTCTGAATCAAAGTAGGCCTGTTATTGCCGAAAGTAGCCTTGGTACTAAAGCCATTTGTTTCATAAATCTCTTTTACGTCAGTGATTCGGGCATCCATCGTAATGCCCCAAACTTTATTATTGATGCATTTAGTTTGATTCAAACGATGAAAAGGTAATTTTTACTCAATGCTCAATCACTTTCCAAACTACACTATCATCATCTGATATCCAATAAGATAAAAGTTCCACTATTTTACCCTTTGGCACATTTTGATAATGAGCTAAAAAATTTTCTACTTCATCAGCTGCAAAATATTTTTCTCTTATAAATGCTAAGAAAAATTTTGTAGCTTCACCTTTAAATTTGTTTACATAGGCTATTGTTTTATCGACATCATCCATAAATATTTGATCTTTGGCATACTTCCCTTTATATTTCATTTCTACCACTGCTACTACTTCATCAATACAATTACCTAAGTATTCATTTTGCGCTTTCTCTACATCTAGCCTTACAACAACTAGGTCAATTTTTTGTTTGGTATCAATGTAATACTCCGTAAAAATAGCCAATTGATTTTCCCTAAGAAATGAATCACCTAACCTATTTCTTAAATGAAAATAAAATGCGTTTTTTAAAGTATCTTCTTTTAATAAAAAGGAGTTTTCATAATCATCTTTAATATCATAGATCCAGATATCCTTAATCGCTGAATGAACCTTATAATAAATACTCTTTTCCATCGATCATCCCTCCAACAACAATATAGAACTTATTGTTAAGGATTTCTGTAGAAAAGTCATTAATAATTTTCTTATAATATATAACGCTAGTCGTTTGACTACGTTTAAATATATTTTTGCTATTGAAACAATTATTGAGTTACTACACATTTTGTGACAAGTGAGTAGTTGCCCATTTCGAATCGTCTGAAAATGCAATATAAAAAGCACCTTCGAGTGAGAGTGCTTAATAACCAATTTATCTATTATCAATTTTCGGGCTTTTATCAGATAGGTTTTCCCAACCCTCTATTTTAGCTTTAGCCATTAATAATTCTACATGAGCCAAACTAGGGATTCTTGCTTGTCCCCTTGCAGCTTGCAAATTCCCATCATCACGTCGCCAAATAAAACGGTAACCAAAGGAATGTGTACCATCATCATAGTTATATTTGCACCATTGAAGACATAAAACCCAATCCTTTTTCAATTTAGAGTCATCTGTGGTTACCTCTTTGATAACGTCTATATTTGCACTAATTGCCATATAATCGCTCCTCCCTTTAATCTACTAAATTCGACAAAAGGATCAAAGTACCTTTAACAACTTTTTGATAAAAAAGCAATGTTAGTTACTACGCATAATGCGACGATTGTATAAAAAGAAACCCCACCAAATGGTGAGGTTTAAATCATTATTACTCATGTGGAAATATAATTAAAAGTCTCTATAAATAATAGGAAGTGATTCTTCTCCTGTTTTAGTGAAAAAAGGCATTAAATAATGAGACACACCTATAAATTTAAGGTTCCTGTAAGCTTTTCAAAAAGTTACTGTAAGAATGAGAGGTTAAGATAGCCATAGAGCAATAAATTGTGAAAGATAAGGAGATTGTAAGAATGAATTCGTTAGTTACTCAGAAAGAAAGAATCGTTTCCTTAGATATTATTCGTGGGATAGCGTTATTTGGCATTTTGTTTATAAATGTAGCAGCCTTCAAGGTATTACTAGAGGCACCGCCTGAATATAGCGGAATCAACGGTATTATTGAAACGCTCATTGATATTTTTATTGAGAAGAAATTCTTTTCGATTTTTTCATTCCTCTTTGGTGTAGGTTTTTATATTTTTACTTCACGTGCAGAAGCACGTGGCGATAAGCCAAGATGGCGTTTTGCAAGACGTTTACTAGCTTTATTATTAATTGGTATCGTCCATATATTTGTTTTTTGGGGCTCAATCCTTTCTATCTATGCAGTTATAGGTTTTTTCCTCATTCCATTCTATAGTGCAAAGATTTCAACGATTAGTAAATGGCTATTTGCTATTATTACTATTCATGTACTTTGCATTCTCGGACAATTATTTATGCCAAATCAAGGAGCCTTTTCAACTGTTTTTGGAATATTAGGAAATGATGTAGTTACTATTTTCATCATGTTTTTAACTGGGTTTTTAGTAGCAAAAGCTGATTGGATTAGTCATATTAGTGAATACTCAAAACAACTAAAGTGGATTCAATTTGTGACATTCCCCATTTTTGTAGGGATCTCTCTATGGATTTGGTTTGCCCCAAAAGGAGATTATCAAAATCTACAATTAATTATGGGTTTAGGTGTAATTCCGACAACGTATTTTTATTTAACTTGTCTATTTGTTATGTTGGAGAATAAAAGCATCGCGAAGTTTCTTAAGCCAATTGGACGAGTTGGTCAAATGGCATTCACAAATTATTTGGCGCAAAGCTTTATTGGCCTAGCTATTATTTCTTTAATGGGGCTTGAAGTTGTTTCGCCTTCTTATGTGGTTATCATTGCAATCTTAATTTATGCCATTCAAATTATCTTTAGTGTTATCTGGTTCAAATTCTTTAAAATGGGACCATTTGAAAAGCTATGGCGCTTTATGACCTATGGAAGAAAAGCAATGCCAAAGAAATAAACTATTACGCGCGAAACTCCCTGTGGTGAATGATTCCAATCCGCCAGGGAGTTTTTCGATTATAGGATTTTCTAGTTGAAGTAACGGGGGCATTGGAGGTAATTTTTATAATATCCCTTTTAGCTGATCAAGAACTGATTTAAAGTCCTGCAATTCCCCAATATCTCGGAAGTTTCTAAATGGATTCCCTACAACTCTTACTCGTTCCAACACATTGTGTATAGTAAACTTGTCTGGTCTTAAGAAATCATTCACCTCATCCCAATATAATGGTGTAGCTATTAACCCTTTTTCATTTCCCCTTGCTGAATAAGGTGCAATAATCGTTTTCCCTTCACGGTGTTGTACATAATCCAAATATAATTTATTGTTCCGATTCTTTTTCAATCGTTCTGTGGTAAACCATTGAGGATACTGCTCTATTAAAAACTTGCACACAAATTCCGTAAAAACACTTGTCTCTTCATATGAAAAGGTGTTGAAAGGTAATGGAATATAAATTTGCATTCCCTTCCCACCTGATGTTTTGATGAATGATTTTAAATTGAACTGGTCAAAAATAGCCTTCATTTTTAATGCTGCATCTATTGCTAAATGAAATTCATTAACAGAAGGTGGATCTAAGTCAAAAACAATTTCAGTAGGCTTTTCTGTATGAATCGGTTGAAATGGAATGTGTAACTCTATTGCAAGCTGATTTCCTAGCCACATAAGTGTTTCGATGTTATTACAAATAACAAAGTTCGTATCATCAATTGTTTGAGTTGAAACAAAGTCAGGTGTATTTTCTGGGGAGTTTTTCTGATAAAAATTTTCACCTGGTACCCCATGGGGATAACGAATAACAGTTAATAACCGCTCTTTTAAAAAAGGCATCATATATGGAGCAATGGTTTGCAAATACAACAAGTAATGATTTTTATCGATACCTATGACTGGCCATACAGGTTTTTCAGGATGTGTTATAGATACCGATTCCGGTATTGGCTGAAGTTGTCGTTGCAATTGTTGCCAATTACATTGATCCGGATTTATATCAAACCTAAATGAATTAAACCTTGGCTCTCTTAATTTACTGCCATCAAAATCAATGCATGCAATATCGACACAAATTGATGGTTCAATTGACCATGTTCCATTGATTTTATTTCCATTAGCTTCAAAGAAAGTAACAAGTGTTTTCATCTCTTCTCCCTGCAACCCTTGTTTAAATGTGACAACTTCAATCAAACTATCCCCTTGGTAAACACCACCACTAAAATAACCGTTTCCTGTATCATACTTGTACACAATTACCGAAATGAATCGCCAATTTTTTATCTTCAACCAACTTTTTGACCTAGTATCACTTAGCCATTTACTCGTCTCTTTCTTAGCTATGACTCCTTCGCCATTGTAAACTTTAATCTTTGACCATAATTCATCGCCATCCTCAAATACATCAATTGCTTGAATTCTTTTTGTCTCTTCATAACTAACTGAAACAGGAAGTTCTAAACCACTAAGAACTTTTACAAGCATCTGTTTACGAGTCGTTAACTGACGATTGGATTGATCTTTCCCTCGATATTTTAAAATGTCGAATACTATATAGTGACAAGGAAATATTTTTGCGTGTTCTAAAATGACTTCCTTATTCCGCATACGTCCTCTTTGTTGGACAATTGTAAAATTACTTTGAAAATCATTTGCTAAGTAGACCAATTCCCCATCTAAAATTAAAGGTAGATGAGCTTTAATCGATATATATATTTCACTACAAAAGTCAATAATTTCAGGAAACATTTTATTCAACACATTTCCGTTTCTACTTTTTAGGATTGGTGCTTTTTCTAACCACTCTAACGTACATCGAAAGCCGTCGTATTTGGTTTCATAAAGCCATTCATTACCCACAGGGATTTCATCGGTATCAGTTAACAGCATAGGTTTCATTTGTGTAAACCTCTTTTTTCTTTAGTTTTTGATTAATAACTATTACTAATACATAAAAACTTAAGAAAACTTAATAATAAGAAGATTAAATAATAAAAAAGTGGGTGTACTATGCATACAGTTTGGAAAGGTAGTATTAGTTTTGGTCTAGTAAATATTCCTATTAAACTTCACACAGCAACAGAAAGTAAAGATATTAAATTAAGACAGCTTCATAAAGAGTGCAATACACCAATTAGTTATAAAAAAGTATGCGAAGGTTGTCAAAAAGAAGTGAATGAAGAAGATATAGTTAAGGCCTATGAGTATTCAAAAAATAAATTTGTGGTATTAGACGCAGAGGAGTTAGAAAACTTACGCAAAGAAAATGAGGACAAAGCTGTAGAAATTATTGATTTTGTTAAATTAGAAGAGATTGATCCTATTTACTTTGAAAAGACTTACTTTTTGTCACCCGATACAACAGGCACAAAAGCATATGCATTATTGCGTAAAACTCTAGAGGACTCAGGAAAAATCGGTGTAGCAAAAATTGTTATTCGTTCTAAAGAACAATTAGCTGTGGTTCGTGTTTATAAGGATGCCTTGGTAATGGAGACCATTCATTATCCGGATGAAGTTAGAAGTGTTAGTGATGTTCCTAATATACCGAGTGTAGATGTAGTCGTACAAAAAGAACTTGATACAGCTCTAATGTTAGTAGAACAGCTAACAACAGTCTTTGAGCCAACAAAATACACCGATGAATATAGAACAGCATTAATGGAACTGATAGAAGATAAAAAAGCTAGTAGTACAGTTACTGCAACCGATAAGAAACCATTACCTGATAATGTGACCGACCTTATGTCTGCTCTTCAAGCTTCGCTGGAGAAAACTAAGAAACCAGCCACAAGAAAGCGTACAACCAAAACTAAGAAAAACGCTTAGAAGTATTACAATAAAAACAAAAAAGCCCATCAATACTGCATTTATCAGTAATGATGGGTTTTAATTTATTTAGTAGTACGCTCAATATAAATGAGTGCATACTCTAATAATTGACTTGTTGTGTACTTATCAACTTCTGCATGCGGTGATGTAAATACTCCATCTACTACCGCTTTTCGGATTAGAAATAATAACGCTAGCTTATGCTGCGTTATTTTAGAAATTTGTTGTTTGATTAATTATCGAGTTACTACGCATAAGGGAACGGTTATTCAACAAAAAAGCTAACAAATTGTTTACTTGTTAAACTACTCCCCCCCATTGTAACTCCCAACCCCGAAAATGTTCTTTCGCCCTACCATCTCTTCCTTTTTTGAATAGGATAACGAGGAAGGAGGTGATTTTCATGGGATACGGAGGATACCAAGGTAGTAATAATTACTATGGAGACTGCGGTTATGGCAAAGGTGGCGGATATGGTTCAACATTCGTTCTTATCGTTGTCCTATTCATTCTTCTAATTATTGTTGGCGCAACTTTCGCTTATTAAAATCCAAAAAAATTTGTTGCAAACCGTGATAGATAGGCATTTAAATATTATTGCTTGATTTTTGGTTTAGGGTCACTTCCCCCTTGAGTGGCCCATTTTACATTTACTTTCATTAAAAGAATTTAAGGGATTGTTCTACTAGAGTGTGGTTTTATCCCAGACATACAGTTATTTTTTTAATGGACAAACTAAACAATAAGGAACGCCTTCTTCTTTTTTAGTCAATTGATAGTAGCGACAGCATGTTGTACGAACTTTTTCTTCGTTTGGGTGAACAATATATGCAGCAAAAGGATTGTTTTGATTTTGAAACCAATTGGGTTGTTTTTCTTGAAGTGCTTCCACTTGTAGTTGAATGTCGTCTTCAGCATAATGCCCTACACTTCTTTTCAAAACTCTATTTAATCGAACCGCTACATTTTCCCACAAAATTTTACTCGGTATTTTAAATTCTTGCGCTAAAAATTGACAAATTGGATGTAAATGATCCAGAAACAATACTTTTCGCCAATCTTCTTCCAATTGAATATTACTTTTTTGTACATTTATCGTAAAGGTGTTTATATCAAAATTTGCATCCTTTAACCAATTGTGCGTTCCCTTTTGAAACCCATAATAATCAAGGGCTGCTGCAGCTGTTATCACTGCATATCGTTTGAAAAATAAAGATGCACTAATTGCCATAGAATTCGTTTCTAAATACTCGGCATATTGTTTGACGATTTCTGTTAGTGTATCGTGATCTACTAATTTTTCAAGCGGGATTCCCTTTTGTCCCATATTTACGCCATACATCGTTAAATTCATGTAATAATGCGCCCCTTCCCTTTCGGTATACATAAAGGTGTACCGAAGAAAGGATCCTTTGTAATAAGGGCTTCCATACTAAAAATTTGTTGGACAACTTCCTCTGTTAAAATTTCTTCAGGTGGACCTTCAATCGCAACCGTCCTATTATGAACTGCCACTAAATGATCAGCATAGCGACAAGCTAAATTTAAGTCATGTAGTACCATGACAATCGTACGCTTTTCGATACGATTTAAATCGAATAAAAAATCGAGCAATTCAATTTGATGGGTCATATCTAAATAGGTTGTCGGTTCGTCTAGTAAAATGATGGGGGTTGATTGCGCTAATGTCATCGCAATCCACGCACGTTGACGTTGCCCTCCAGATAATGCTTCAACAGGTAAATCCTTCATCTCTATTAAATGAGTAGCAGCAAGTGCCTTCTCAACATGATCCTCATCCTCTTTTGACCATTGCTGGTACCACTTTTGATGTGGAAAACGTCCTTGCTTAACTAACTGATAGACCGTCATCCCTTCCGGTGCAATCGGTCCTTGAGGTAATATGGCTAATTCTTTAGCGATTTCCTTTGATGAAGTCGTTTGTAATGACTTCTCATGTAAAATAATTTCACCATCAGCAGGTTTTAATAAACGGGCTAATGAGCGTAATAATGTTGACTTTCCACTTCCATTTGCTCCTACTAACACGGTAATTTTTTCAGACGGAATCGCAAAATCAAGATTTTCAATAACCGGTTTATCTCCATAGTTTAATGTTAAGTTTTTCGTCTGTAATCCGTTCATCTTATCTCATCTCCTAGCGATTTCTGTTTGAAAATAATAAGTATATAAAGAATGGTGCTCCAATTGCTGCTGTAAATACCCCCGTTGGAATATCAAGCGGTAAAAATGCTGTACGCGCAATTAAATCCGCCACTAACACTAACGTAGCACCAATACATGCTGTTAGTGGAACTAGCCCTACAAATGAGCGTCCTACAAACTTACGTGCAATATGTGGCGCCATTAATCCAACAAATTCAATGCCTCCAGCATGAGCTGCTGCGGTTCCAGCTAAAATGACACTACATAATAGGAATAATAATCGTTGTACTTGGACATTGATTCCAACACTTGTCGCTAGATCATCCCCTAATTCGGAAACATTTAATGTCCTACCTAGAACGAGCAAGATTGGTAAAGGGATTAGCATCCAATAAAACATGGAAGTCACATCACTCCATTTAGTAGCGTATAAACTTCCTGTTAGCCAAATATATGCTTTTGATGTGATGTAGGTATCACTATAAACTAACATAAACGTTACGCCAGCTTTTAAAATTGCTGATATTCCAATACCAATTAATACAAGTCGAATTGGTGTTACCCCTTTATTCCATGACAGCAAATAAA
This portion of the Solibacillus daqui genome encodes:
- a CDS encoding Gp37-like protein, coding for MNQTKCINNKVWGITMDARITDVKEIYETNGFSTKATFGNNRPTLIQKIKQELSQISGKVRR
- a CDS encoding DUF418 domain-containing protein, which gives rise to MNSLVTQKERIVSLDIIRGIALFGILFINVAAFKVLLEAPPEYSGINGIIETLIDIFIEKKFFSIFSFLFGVGFYIFTSRAEARGDKPRWRFARRLLALLLIGIVHIFVFWGSILSIYAVIGFFLIPFYSAKISTISKWLFAIITIHVLCILGQLFMPNQGAFSTVFGILGNDVVTIFIMFLTGFLVAKADWISHISEYSKQLKWIQFVTFPIFVGISLWIWFAPKGDYQNLQLIMGLGVIPTTYFYLTCLFVMLENKSIAKFLKPIGRVGQMAFTNYLAQSFIGLAIISLMGLEVVSPSYVVIIAILIYAIQIIFSVIWFKFFKMGPFEKLWRFMTYGRKAMPKK
- a CDS encoding DNA ligase D, producing MKPMLLTDTDEIPVGNEWLYETKYDGFRCTLEWLEKAPILKSRNGNVLNKMFPEIIDFCSEIYISIKAHLPLILDGELVYLANDFQSNFTIVQQRGRMRNKEVILEHAKIFPCHYIVFDILKYRGKDQSNRQLTTRKQMLVKVLSGLELPVSVSYEETKRIQAIDVFEDGDELWSKIKVYNGEGVIAKKETSKWLSDTRSKSWLKIKNWRFISVIVYKYDTGNGYFSGGVYQGDSLIEVVTFKQGLQGEEMKTLVTFFEANGNKINGTWSIEPSICVDIACIDFDGSKLREPRFNSFRFDINPDQCNWQQLQRQLQPIPESVSITHPEKPVWPVIGIDKNHYLLYLQTIAPYMMPFLKERLLTVIRYPHGVPGENFYQKNSPENTPDFVSTQTIDDTNFVICNNIETLMWLGNQLAIELHIPFQPIHTEKPTEIVFDLDPPSVNEFHLAIDAALKMKAIFDQFNLKSFIKTSGGKGMQIYIPLPFNTFSYEETSVFTEFVCKFLIEQYPQWFTTERLKKNRNNKLYLDYVQHREGKTIIAPYSARGNEKGLIATPLYWDEVNDFLRPDKFTIHNVLERVRVVGNPFRNFRDIGELQDFKSVLDQLKGIL
- a CDS encoding Ku protein, whose translation is MHTVWKGSISFGLVNIPIKLHTATESKDIKLRQLHKECNTPISYKKVCEGCQKEVNEEDIVKAYEYSKNKFVVLDAEELENLRKENEDKAVEIIDFVKLEEIDPIYFEKTYFLSPDTTGTKAYALLRKTLEDSGKIGVAKIVIRSKEQLAVVRVYKDALVMETIHYPDEVRSVSDVPNIPSVDVVVQKELDTALMLVEQLTTVFEPTKYTDEYRTALMELIEDKKASSTVTATDKKPLPDNVTDLMSALQASLEKTKKPATRKRTTKTKKNA
- a CDS encoding YjcZ family sporulation protein, producing MGYGGYQGSNNYYGDCGYGKGGGYGSTFVLIVVLFILLIIVGATFAY
- a CDS encoding IucA/IucC family C-terminal-domain containing protein, yielding MNLTMYGVNMGQKGIPLEKLVDHDTLTEIVKQYAEYLETNSMAISASLFFKRYAVITAAAALDYYGFQKGTHNWLKDANFDINTFTINVQKSNIQLEEDWRKVLFLDHLHPICQFLAQEFKIPSKILWENVAVRLNRVLKRSVGHYAEDDIQLQVEALQEKQPNWFQNQNNPFAAYIVHPNEEKVRTTCCRYYQLTKKEEGVPYCLVCPLKK
- a CDS encoding ABC transporter ATP-binding protein, whose amino-acid sequence is MNGLQTKNLTLNYGDKPVIENLDFAIPSEKITVLVGANGSGKSTLLRSLARLLKPADGEIILHEKSLQTTSSKEIAKELAILPQGPIAPEGMTVYQLVKQGRFPHQKWYQQWSKEDEDHVEKALAATHLIEMKDLPVEALSGGQRQRAWIAMTLAQSTPIILLDEPTTYLDMTHQIELLDFLFDLNRIEKRTIVMVLHDLNLACRYADHLVAVHNRTVAIEGPPEEILTEEVVQQIFSMEALITKDPFFGTPLCIPKGKGRIIT
- a CDS encoding FecCD family ABC transporter permease, which produces MKYWTIRLFKERISLQINRRWVVAVAISGLLVFSLFILNLSAGSSWISPLNVLSQIFGYTDEYAFVVETLRLPRALLALLVGAALGVSGLILQSIIRNPLASPDIIGITSGASFGAVLFISLGTGVFSMSYLPFAAIVGGFITAIIIYLLSWNKGVTPIRLVLIGIGISAILKAGVTFMLVYSDTYITSKAYIWLTGSLYATKWSDVTSMFYWMLIPLPILLVLGRTLNVSELGDDLATSVGINVQVQRLLFLLCSVILAGTAAAHAGGIEFVGLMAPHIARKFVGRSFVGLVPLTACIGATLVLVADLIARTAFLPLDIPTGVFTAAIGAPFFIYLLFSNRNR